The Micromonospora sp. M71_S20 genome has a window encoding:
- a CDS encoding carbohydrate ABC transporter permease, with amino-acid sequence MPGSVWTYLFLSVVIAFSAFPLYWMFVIATNTDEALAKIPPQVLPGGQLVTNLREVFSMQDVFFLQSLGNSVIVSSVVTASVLFFCSLAGFAFAKLRFKGRNALMVMVVLTMTVPNQLGVVALYILMGRMPGEGGWNGTLLAVIVPGLVTAFGVFYMRQFILDAVPDELVEAARMDGASTMRIFWSVVVPAVRPAMAVLGLLTFVATWNEFQWPLITLGGTDYPTSMVALSDLASGNYVLYRRVLAGALVATLPLLVMLFVGGRQIVRGIMEGAVKS; translated from the coding sequence ATGCCCGGCAGCGTCTGGACCTACCTGTTCCTGAGCGTCGTGATCGCGTTCTCGGCGTTCCCGCTCTACTGGATGTTCGTCATCGCCACGAACACCGACGAGGCGCTGGCGAAGATCCCGCCCCAGGTGCTGCCCGGCGGTCAGCTGGTCACCAACCTGCGGGAGGTCTTCTCCATGCAGGACGTGTTCTTCCTCCAGTCGCTCGGCAACAGCGTGATCGTGTCGTCGGTGGTGACGGCGTCGGTGCTCTTCTTCTGCTCGCTGGCCGGCTTCGCCTTCGCCAAGCTGCGGTTCAAGGGGCGCAACGCGCTGATGGTCATGGTCGTCCTGACCATGACCGTGCCGAACCAGCTCGGTGTCGTCGCGCTCTACATCCTGATGGGCCGGATGCCCGGCGAGGGCGGCTGGAACGGCACCCTCCTGGCGGTGATCGTGCCCGGCCTGGTCACCGCGTTCGGCGTCTTCTACATGCGGCAGTTCATCCTCGACGCGGTCCCCGACGAGCTGGTCGAGGCCGCGCGGATGGACGGCGCGAGCACCATGCGGATCTTCTGGAGCGTGGTGGTGCCGGCGGTCCGGCCCGCCATGGCGGTGCTCGGCCTGCTGACCTTTGTCGCCACCTGGAACGAGTTCCAGTGGCCGCTGATCACCCTCGGCGGCACCGACTATCCGACCTCGATGGTCGCCCTCTCCGACCTCGCCAGCGGCAACTACGTGCTGTACCGGCGGGTGCTGGCCGGCGCCCTGGTCGCCACCCTCCCGCTGCTGGTGATGCTCTTCGTCGGCGGCCGTCAGATCGTCCGCGGAATCATGGAAGGTGCGGTGAAGTCGTGA
- a CDS encoding stress response protein, translated as MSEETWLTARLIPTSGINGAEEQERRATSALLAVMSAVREFGRVITQSVGAPAGTVQTFIEVPFKLGTQQLFPDGLIRVSRGQRQWTALVEVKTGNNTLKTEQLEAYLDVAREQGFDALITISNEIAPVAGQHPTPVDRRKLRKVALHHLPWTEILTHAVIQKEYRGVADPDQAWVLGELIRYLEHPRSGAMEFSDMGPAWVQVREGVSTGTLRATDSGAAEIAGRFDALIRYACLRLGRRLGTEVTPALSRRDVADPNARTQSLVGQLASTGTLTGGIKIPGSVGSLHVSADLRAGQIICHVDVDAPRAGRPTTRVNWLVRQLKDAPDTTRIEAFVMHSRGGGATELLREVRTDPTVLIMDPTRELRTFRVARSTASGTKRGTGRGAFIDSVLNAIDDFYEQVIQNLKPWMPTPPRLRAPEEVEQAEPVAASLISTAISSQDTPDFGREPRSENQRG; from the coding sequence GCCGAGCAACTTCCGCCCTGCTTGCGGTCATGAGCGCGGTGCGCGAGTTCGGCCGGGTGATCACACAGTCGGTCGGCGCTCCAGCCGGGACAGTGCAGACCTTCATCGAGGTGCCCTTCAAGCTCGGCACCCAGCAACTGTTCCCGGACGGCTTGATTCGCGTCAGTCGGGGCCAACGGCAATGGACCGCACTGGTCGAGGTGAAGACCGGCAACAACACGCTGAAGACCGAACAGCTTGAGGCCTACCTGGATGTGGCTCGCGAGCAAGGCTTCGACGCCTTGATCACCATTTCCAATGAGATAGCACCTGTCGCTGGCCAACATCCGACGCCGGTTGACCGACGCAAGTTGAGGAAGGTCGCACTGCACCATCTGCCGTGGACCGAGATCCTCACGCACGCCGTCATTCAGAAGGAATACCGGGGTGTCGCCGACCCTGACCAGGCGTGGGTCCTCGGGGAGCTGATCCGGTACCTGGAGCACCCGCGCTCAGGCGCGATGGAGTTCAGTGACATGGGGCCCGCTTGGGTTCAGGTGCGCGAGGGCGTCTCCACCGGCACCCTCCGCGCCACCGACAGCGGCGCGGCCGAGATCGCGGGCCGGTTCGATGCCCTGATCCGATACGCCTGCCTGCGGCTGGGCAGACGCCTCGGCACCGAGGTGACGCCCGCCCTGAGCCGGAGGGACGTTGCGGACCCGAACGCGCGGACGCAGTCGCTTGTCGGCCAGTTGGCCTCGACCGGGACCCTGACCGGTGGCATCAAGATTCCCGGCTCGGTGGGCTCGCTCCACGTGTCAGCAGACCTTCGCGCAGGGCAGATCATTTGCCACGTTGACGTCGACGCCCCACGTGCGGGTCGGCCGACGACTCGGGTCAACTGGCTCGTACGCCAGTTGAAGGACGCACCCGATACGACACGGATCGAGGCCTTCGTCATGCACTCTCGCGGAGGCGGCGCCACCGAACTGCTCCGCGAGGTGCGTACTGACCCGACCGTTCTGATCATGGACCCCACCCGCGAGCTGCGCACCTTCCGCGTGGCCCGGTCCACCGCATCCGGCACCAAACGCGGTACTGGCCGAGGCGCGTTCATCGACTCGGTGCTGAACGCCATCGACGACTTCTACGAACAGGTCATCCAGAACCTCAAGCCTTGGATGCCGACGCCACCGCGCCTGCGCGCCCCGGAAGAGGTTGAGCAGGCGGAGCCCGTGGCCGCCAGCTTGATTTCCACCGCCATCTCGTCCCAGGACACCCCCGACTTCGGCCGGGAACCGCGATCAGAGAACCAGCGAGGGTGA
- a CDS encoding glycoside hydrolase family 2 protein: MTRQALHEGWTLRAVPGPQVPPAVAGRAVPATVPGCVHTDLLAAGLIPDPYLDDNEKALAWVGRTDWVYETTFRHEPGDDERVDLVCAGLDTVATLTLNGAEVGRAENMHRGHRFAVRSRLVAGSNTLAVRFDSAYRYAEAQRDRLGDRPNAYPEPFPFIRKMACNFGWDWGPTLVTAGIWQEIGLHAWSAARLAVVRPLVTVEAGDGRVELHVEVERAGDAPLTVRASVAGTRAEATIPAGQRTAALTLTVRDPALWWPRGYGDQPRHPLEVTLHDAAGRPLDAWSRRIGFRSVRLDTAPDAHGTPFALHVNDTPVFVRGVNWIPDDAFPTRVTRERLAHRFRQAADANVNLLRVWGGGRYESDDFYDLADELGLLVQQDFLFACAAYPEEEPFRAEVAAEAAEQVVRLAPHPSLVLWTGNNENIWGWHDWDWQEPLAGRSWGRGYYLELLPRIVAELDPTRPYWPGSPWSGSEEIHPNDPAHGTTHIWDVWNTDDYTKYREYVPRFVAEFGYQAPPAYATLRRALSDEPLAPDSPGMAHHQKAIDGDAKLRRGLDAHLPPPADFDDWHWLTQLNQARAIQLAVEHFRSHRDVCAGTIVWQLNDCWPVTSWSAVDGDGRRKPLWYALRRAYADRLLTVQPRAGGLALIGVNDGATPWRATASVTRLTLTGEPRAKVTLELDVPAYARIELALPAELARPDEARRELLVADAGGTAERALWFFAEDRDADWPPAGYDAAVESVDGGHRVRVTARTVLRDLTLFPDRLDPAAEVDEALVTLLPGESTTFTVRTNAPLAPAALTTRPVLRHVSDTVAD; the protein is encoded by the coding sequence GTGACCCGGCAAGCGTTGCACGAGGGCTGGACCCTGCGGGCGGTACCGGGACCGCAGGTGCCGCCCGCGGTCGCGGGCCGCGCGGTGCCGGCCACCGTCCCCGGCTGCGTGCACACCGACCTGCTCGCCGCCGGCCTGATCCCCGACCCGTACCTGGACGACAACGAGAAGGCGCTGGCCTGGGTCGGGCGCACCGACTGGGTCTACGAGACCACCTTCCGCCACGAGCCGGGCGACGACGAGCGGGTCGACCTGGTCTGCGCCGGCCTGGACACCGTCGCCACGCTCACCCTCAACGGCGCCGAGGTCGGCCGCGCCGAGAACATGCACCGCGGCCACCGCTTCGCCGTCCGGTCGCGGCTGGTCGCCGGGTCCAACACCCTGGCCGTACGCTTCGACTCCGCCTACCGCTACGCCGAGGCGCAGCGGGACCGGCTCGGGGACCGGCCGAACGCCTACCCGGAGCCGTTCCCGTTCATCCGCAAGATGGCCTGCAACTTCGGCTGGGACTGGGGGCCGACCCTGGTCACCGCCGGCATCTGGCAGGAGATCGGGCTGCACGCCTGGTCCGCGGCGCGGCTGGCCGTCGTGCGTCCCCTGGTGACCGTCGAGGCCGGCGACGGCCGGGTGGAGCTACACGTCGAGGTCGAGCGGGCAGGGGACGCGCCGCTGACCGTGCGGGCGAGCGTCGCCGGCACGCGGGCCGAGGCGACGATCCCGGCCGGGCAGCGCACGGCCGCGCTGACCCTCACCGTCCGCGATCCGGCGCTGTGGTGGCCGCGGGGGTACGGCGATCAGCCCCGCCACCCGCTGGAGGTGACGCTGCACGACGCCGCCGGCCGCCCGCTCGACGCCTGGTCCCGGCGGATCGGGTTCCGCTCCGTACGCCTCGACACCGCCCCCGACGCGCACGGCACCCCGTTCGCCCTGCACGTCAACGACACCCCGGTCTTCGTCCGGGGGGTCAACTGGATCCCCGACGACGCGTTCCCCACCCGGGTCACCCGCGAGCGGCTGGCGCACCGGTTCCGGCAGGCCGCCGACGCGAACGTCAACCTGCTGCGCGTCTGGGGCGGCGGCCGGTACGAGTCGGACGACTTCTACGACCTCGCCGACGAGCTGGGGCTGCTGGTGCAGCAGGACTTCCTCTTCGCCTGTGCCGCCTACCCCGAGGAGGAGCCGTTCCGCGCCGAGGTGGCCGCCGAGGCCGCCGAGCAGGTGGTCCGGCTTGCGCCGCACCCGTCGCTGGTGCTCTGGACCGGCAACAACGAGAACATCTGGGGCTGGCACGACTGGGACTGGCAGGAGCCCCTCGCGGGGCGCAGCTGGGGGCGCGGCTACTACCTGGAGCTGCTGCCCCGGATCGTGGCCGAGCTGGACCCGACGCGCCCGTACTGGCCGGGCAGCCCGTGGTCGGGCAGCGAGGAGATCCACCCCAACGACCCGGCGCACGGCACCACGCACATCTGGGACGTCTGGAACACCGACGACTACACGAAGTACCGCGAGTACGTGCCGCGCTTCGTCGCCGAGTTCGGCTACCAGGCCCCGCCCGCGTACGCGACGCTGCGCCGGGCGCTGTCGGACGAGCCCCTCGCGCCCGACTCGCCCGGCATGGCGCACCACCAGAAGGCGATCGACGGCGACGCGAAGCTCCGGCGGGGGCTCGACGCCCACCTGCCGCCACCGGCGGACTTCGACGACTGGCACTGGCTGACGCAGCTCAACCAGGCGCGGGCGATCCAGCTCGCGGTGGAGCACTTCCGCTCCCACCGGGACGTCTGCGCGGGCACGATCGTGTGGCAGCTCAACGACTGCTGGCCGGTGACCTCGTGGTCGGCCGTCGACGGCGACGGCCGCCGCAAGCCGCTGTGGTACGCGCTGCGCCGGGCGTACGCGGACCGGCTGCTGACCGTCCAGCCCCGCGCGGGCGGCCTGGCCCTGATCGGGGTCAACGACGGGGCGACCCCGTGGCGGGCGACGGCATCGGTGACCCGGCTGACCCTGACCGGCGAGCCACGGGCCAAGGTCACGCTGGAGCTGGACGTCCCCGCGTACGCCAGGATCGAGCTGGCGCTGCCGGCGGAGCTGGCGCGGCCGGACGAGGCCCGCCGCGAGCTGCTGGTGGCCGACGCGGGCGGCACGGCCGAGCGGGCGCTCTGGTTCTTCGCCGAGGACCGCGACGCCGACTGGCCGCCGGCCGGGTACGACGCTGCGGTCGAGTCGGTCGACGGCGGGCACCGGGTCCGGGTCACCGCCCGCACGGTCCTGCGCGACCTGACGCTCTTCCCGGACCGGCTGGACCCCGCGGCGGAGGTCGACGAGGCACTGGTCACCCTGCTACCCGGCGAGTCGACCACGTTCACGGTGCGCACGAACGCCCCACTGGCCCCGGCGGCCCTGACCACCCGCCCCGTCCTGCGCCACGTCAGCGACACCGTCGCCGACTGA
- a CDS encoding carbohydrate ABC transporter permease produces the protein MSTTRAAPETPRPGRDSGATASRRDRPYEPGPWRTRLHRFDMRYVPYLLIAPFFLLFAVFGLFPIVFNGVVALRHWRLDDPTLTGWAGLENFRRLFTDDDFFNALSNTFGIFLLSTVPQLLLALVVASLLNRKLRAQTWFRVGVLLPYITPVTASTLIFSVVFARDTGIANWALSLLGIGETAPIDWRSAKWSSWIAIATMVNWKWIGYNALLYLAAMQSIPRDVYEAAAVDGAGPWRQLWRITVPMIRPVVIFTVVLSTIGGLQLFTEPMLFDANPALGLGGDDGQWQTVAQLIYKVGWRDLNLGYAAAMSWALFLVILLVAAINALITNRLGGGRK, from the coding sequence ATGTCCACCACCCGCGCCGCCCCCGAGACGCCCCGGCCCGGCCGGGACTCCGGCGCGACGGCCAGCCGCCGCGACCGCCCCTACGAGCCCGGCCCCTGGCGGACCCGGCTGCACCGCTTCGACATGCGCTACGTGCCGTACCTGCTGATCGCCCCGTTCTTCCTGCTCTTCGCCGTCTTCGGGCTCTTCCCGATCGTCTTCAACGGCGTCGTCGCCCTGCGCCACTGGCGGCTCGACGACCCGACGCTCACCGGCTGGGCCGGGCTGGAGAACTTCCGCCGCCTGTTCACCGACGACGACTTCTTCAACGCGCTCTCCAACACCTTCGGCATCTTCCTGCTCTCCACCGTGCCGCAGCTGCTGCTGGCGCTGGTCGTCGCGTCGCTGCTGAACCGGAAGCTGCGGGCCCAGACCTGGTTCCGGGTCGGGGTGCTGCTGCCGTACATCACCCCGGTGACGGCCTCCACGCTGATCTTCTCCGTGGTCTTCGCCCGGGACACCGGCATCGCCAACTGGGCGCTGTCGCTGCTCGGGATCGGCGAGACCGCGCCGATCGACTGGCGCTCCGCCAAGTGGTCCTCGTGGATCGCCATCGCCACCATGGTCAACTGGAAGTGGATCGGCTACAACGCGCTGCTCTACCTGGCTGCCATGCAGTCCATCCCGCGCGACGTCTACGAGGCCGCCGCCGTCGACGGCGCCGGGCCGTGGCGCCAGCTGTGGCGGATCACCGTGCCGATGATCCGGCCGGTGGTCATCTTCACCGTCGTGCTCTCGACCATCGGCGGCCTGCAACTGTTCACCGAGCCGATGCTCTTCGACGCCAACCCGGCCCTGGGTCTCGGCGGCGACGACGGTCAGTGGCAGACCGTCGCGCAGCTCATCTACAAGGTCGGCTGGCGGGACCTCAACCTCGGCTACGCCGCCGCCATGTCCTGGGCCCTCTTCCTGGTCATCCTGCTCGTCGCGGCGATCAACGCCCTGATCACCAACCGCCTGGGAGGGGGTCGAAAGTGA